A genomic stretch from Sulfobacillus thermosulfidooxidans includes:
- the dnaA gene encoding chromosomal replication initiator protein DnaA — MLEVGLESLWADTVARLESELSTPSIETWVRQVFPLSLDDGVLELAVPSDFVRQIIASRYTGLLRDVLAKSAGRPIDVHLILTPKSSETVYNEKPVPVPISVSQESRPSVNKEPSETTESEFHTRLNPKYVFEAFVVGVSNRFAHAACQAVAEMPARAYNPLFLYGGVGLGKTHLMHAIGHHVLAGSPKARVLYVSSENFTNEMINAIRDDKMVRFRQRYRNIDVLLIDDIQFVAGKERTQEEFFHTFEALHGAHKQIVISSDRPPKDIPTLEERLRSRFEWGLITDIQPPDLETRIAILAKKAQLEDLSVPDSVLQFIATRIDTNIRELEGALIRVMAYGSITRQPLTAELAMEALKDVIPNSRPKPITIRLIQEEVAKHFDLRVEDLKAKKRTRTVAFPRQVAMYMARQLTDSSLPRIGEEFGGRDHTTVIHACEKIEQERHTDTQLAQLLEALTKRIKSR; from the coding sequence ATGCTTGAGGTCGGCTTGGAAAGCCTGTGGGCAGACACGGTTGCACGACTCGAAAGCGAATTATCCACACCCAGCATTGAGACTTGGGTGAGGCAAGTATTCCCACTGTCTTTGGATGATGGTGTGCTGGAGCTGGCCGTACCGAGTGATTTTGTGCGCCAAATTATCGCCAGCCGCTACACAGGCCTGTTGCGTGATGTCTTGGCAAAATCTGCTGGACGTCCTATTGATGTGCATTTAATCCTCACTCCTAAATCATCGGAGACAGTCTATAACGAAAAACCCGTACCGGTACCGATTTCTGTCAGTCAAGAATCCCGACCGTCGGTGAACAAAGAGCCCTCCGAAACCACAGAATCAGAATTTCATACCCGTCTTAATCCCAAATATGTTTTCGAGGCTTTTGTTGTCGGGGTCTCTAACCGCTTTGCCCACGCGGCATGTCAAGCGGTGGCAGAAATGCCGGCCAGAGCTTACAACCCGTTATTCCTATACGGCGGCGTGGGCCTTGGAAAAACTCACTTAATGCACGCCATTGGCCACCATGTCTTAGCCGGGTCGCCTAAAGCGCGTGTATTATACGTATCATCAGAAAATTTTACCAATGAGATGATAAACGCTATTCGTGACGATAAAATGGTGCGTTTTCGCCAACGTTACCGAAATATTGATGTTTTGCTAATCGATGATATTCAATTCGTTGCGGGAAAAGAACGAACTCAGGAAGAGTTTTTCCACACATTCGAAGCACTACACGGGGCACATAAACAAATTGTCATTTCAAGTGATCGTCCTCCGAAAGATATCCCCACCCTCGAAGAGCGTCTCCGTTCACGCTTCGAGTGGGGCCTCATCACGGATATTCAACCACCCGATCTTGAAACCCGAATTGCTATTTTGGCCAAAAAGGCGCAGCTGGAGGACTTATCGGTGCCCGATTCGGTGTTGCAATTTATTGCCACTCGCATTGATACCAACATTCGGGAACTCGAAGGCGCCTTAATCCGCGTCATGGCCTATGGTTCGATCACGCGTCAGCCATTGACAGCAGAACTCGCCATGGAAGCCTTGAAAGACGTCATCCCTAATTCACGGCCGAAGCCGATTACGATTCGCCTAATTCAAGAAGAGGTTGCCAAACACTTCGATCTCCGGGTTGAAGATCTTAAGGCCAAAAAACGAACGCGAACGGTAGCATTTCCGAGACAAGTCGCGATGTATATGGCAAGGCAATTAACCGACTCCAGTCTTCCCCGCATTGGCGAGGAGTTTGGCGGACGAGACCATACAACGGTCATTCATGCCTGCGAAAAAATCGAGCAAGAACGACATACGGATACACAACTTGCTCAATTATTGGAAGCTCTGACAAAACGGATCAAATCACGTTGA
- the dnaN gene encoding DNA polymerase III subunit beta — MRFSAAQDQTASALQQVIRVIQPQNTMAILTGVQLQADMGVLRLSATDLSSHIVAEIPCDVLEPGYVVLPASTLSDLIHRLPTATFELSTEEASGRATIRYGRNKAVINGFGREMLPNFPAMNADKQAIELPAGTLATLSRQLLFACSKDDTRPILKGVYVKLANGRLVMVATDGSRLSHSWLPVPDYRGIEESVVISPKVLAEGARINATQAVSLRMGQGLIELSAPGMTFTGRLLDGQYPDYDRVIPTEYISQCRAATGDFRGAVERVSLIAAKERSTPLRIRIESGSIELSTQAAEIGQAEEIIDCPTEGQNLDILFNPTYILEAIKSLDGEEVIIEFSGVQSPAKIRSADNSSYFHILLPLRQLV; from the coding sequence ATGCGGTTTAGTGCGGCACAAGATCAAACAGCGTCAGCTTTACAACAAGTTATTCGTGTAATTCAACCGCAAAATACCATGGCTATTTTGACCGGTGTGCAACTCCAGGCTGATATGGGCGTCTTGCGTTTGTCGGCTACGGACTTATCAAGTCATATTGTGGCAGAAATTCCCTGCGACGTCTTGGAACCTGGCTATGTTGTTCTGCCTGCTTCCACATTGAGTGACTTAATTCACCGTCTGCCGACAGCCACATTCGAATTATCGACTGAAGAAGCCAGCGGACGTGCGACGATTCGCTATGGACGCAATAAAGCCGTGATCAATGGATTCGGCCGCGAAATGCTCCCTAATTTTCCAGCGATGAACGCTGACAAACAGGCAATTGAATTACCAGCGGGGACTTTAGCGACCTTAAGTCGTCAACTCTTATTTGCATGTTCCAAAGATGATACCCGGCCCATATTAAAAGGCGTCTATGTCAAACTCGCCAATGGCCGTTTAGTCATGGTAGCCACTGACGGCAGCCGGCTCTCTCATAGCTGGCTACCCGTTCCTGATTACCGGGGAATCGAAGAATCGGTGGTAATCTCACCCAAAGTGCTGGCTGAGGGCGCCCGCATTAACGCCACTCAAGCTGTGTCGCTGAGGATGGGCCAGGGGTTGATCGAACTCTCCGCACCCGGCATGACTTTCACGGGTCGCCTTCTAGACGGTCAATATCCCGACTATGATCGCGTTATTCCCACGGAATACATCAGTCAGTGCCGGGCTGCTACCGGGGACTTTCGGGGAGCTGTGGAACGCGTCAGTTTAATCGCGGCGAAGGAACGGTCCACGCCCTTACGCATTCGCATCGAATCTGGAAGTATCGAATTATCCACCCAAGCGGCAGAAATTGGTCAGGCCGAGGAAATCATTGATTGCCCCACGGAAGGTCAAAATTTAGACATTTTGTTTAATCCCACATATATTCTGGAAGCCATTAAATCGTTAGATGGCGAAGAGGTCATCATCGAGTTTTCCGGCGTACAGTCGCCGGCGAAAATTCGGTCGGCAGACAATTCGTCCTATTTTCACATTCTTTTGCCCTTAAGGCAATTGGTCTGA
- the recF gene encoding DNA replication/repair protein RecF (All proteins in this family for which functions are known are DNA-binding proteins that assist the filamentation of RecA onto DNA for the initiation of recombination or recombinational repair.) has translation MWLDQITIVKFRNIAQASIQFSPQLTLLVGDNGQGKTNTLEAVHVLLTGTSFRSGKDQELIMSSNKNSPEKFQEGSELELDIMSLEGVVHQDSERILRLHHRMQLNPLRKKHEGPVLPVVIFSPDDVQLSKGSPQGRRRFLDWLIAPIDSRYLRLFRQYHRALLQRNRALKDPRMASTVTSFNPLLAQSGSYLWNRRLQILREIIPVAQKIFADLTGLQLSVQLAPGGTQNAMTDPGSYEELLKAHQKTDQQRGMTLMGPHRDDLIFTIDGFLAIDYASQGQHRAIALSLKLASFEILEQETGMTPIVLLDDVLSELDPMKRSRLLQFIAVSRPQTVITDTEARNYENLEPMIYHVNHGILSQQEIR, from the coding sequence ATGTGGCTTGATCAAATTACCATTGTAAAATTTCGTAATATTGCCCAAGCATCGATTCAGTTTTCTCCCCAGCTGACATTGTTGGTTGGGGATAATGGGCAAGGCAAAACGAATACATTGGAAGCGGTCCACGTCCTGTTGACAGGAACATCATTTCGGTCGGGTAAAGACCAAGAACTCATCATGTCATCCAATAAGAACAGCCCCGAAAAGTTCCAAGAGGGCTCAGAACTGGAGTTGGACATCATGAGTCTTGAGGGGGTCGTGCACCAAGACTCTGAGCGAATACTAAGATTACATCATCGTATGCAGCTTAACCCGCTGCGAAAAAAACATGAAGGCCCGGTATTACCTGTTGTCATTTTCTCGCCAGATGATGTGCAGTTATCAAAAGGTTCTCCGCAAGGTCGGAGGAGATTTCTTGATTGGCTTATTGCTCCGATTGATTCTCGGTATTTAAGGCTTTTCAGGCAATACCACCGCGCCTTGTTGCAACGGAATAGGGCGCTTAAAGATCCACGAATGGCATCAACGGTTACCAGCTTTAATCCGTTGTTGGCACAATCGGGCAGTTATTTGTGGAATAGACGGTTACAAATCTTACGGGAAATTATTCCAGTTGCCCAAAAAATCTTTGCGGATTTAACAGGACTTCAGCTGAGCGTCCAATTGGCTCCGGGGGGAACCCAAAATGCTATGACAGATCCTGGGAGCTATGAGGAACTGCTAAAGGCTCATCAAAAAACCGACCAACAACGGGGAATGACTTTAATGGGACCGCACCGCGATGATCTCATATTCACAATCGATGGCTTTCTTGCCATCGATTACGCATCCCAAGGGCAGCACCGGGCTATCGCGCTAAGTCTGAAATTGGCAAGTTTCGAGATTTTAGAACAGGAAACCGGAATGACACCCATCGTATTGTTAGATGACGTATTATCCGAATTGGATCCTATGAAACGTTCACGATTACTACAGTTTATTGCCGTAAGTCGGCCGCAGACGGTGATAACCGATACCGAGGCCCGTAATTATGAAAACTTGGAACCCATGATTTATCACGTCAATCACGGCATTTTAAGTCAACAGGAGATCCGATGA
- a CDS encoding DUF721 domain-containing protein, which produces MNKDEHLQHILDRLVETYSWQPAKSLWILETSWNDVAGEYIAKNTRVIGYKPKILTVAVKSSSWAQELQFFIPELKQKINDLLGSVFVEDIHTRIFWKAFRPPVYRMGTGEISVRVGRVKPRTDNLKDLVNQVETNYHLAVKQWLNEGYQPCVSCGSPTLKPYRLCSVCEKKS; this is translated from the coding sequence ATGAACAAGGACGAACATCTGCAACATATTCTGGATAGACTGGTGGAAACATACTCCTGGCAACCTGCGAAATCGTTATGGATTTTGGAAACAAGCTGGAATGATGTGGCTGGCGAGTATATTGCAAAAAATACGCGTGTCATCGGATATAAACCGAAAATATTGACAGTCGCTGTCAAATCGTCGTCATGGGCTCAAGAACTACAATTTTTTATTCCTGAGTTAAAGCAAAAGATTAATGACCTCTTAGGCTCCGTTTTTGTTGAGGATATTCACACGCGCATTTTTTGGAAGGCCTTTCGGCCACCAGTTTATCGTATGGGCACGGGAGAAATTTCTGTTCGTGTCGGCCGTGTTAAACCACGAACCGACAATCTTAAGGATCTGGTTAACCAAGTAGAGACCAATTACCATTTGGCTGTCAAACAATGGTTAAACGAGGGGTATCAACCGTGTGTGTCGTGTGGAAGCCCCACACTAAAACCCTATCGTCTCTGTAGTGTTTGCGAGAAGAAATCGTAA
- the remB gene encoding extracellular matrix regulator RemB — translation MYLHIGHDMMIDAETIIAILNRNLMDYSPEVRQMIHRFYAEGQLQGDLNEAKSLIFTSNGVILSNISPATLYKRAARTSSKEGTSSVWYTEI, via the coding sequence GTGTATTTACATATTGGCCACGATATGATGATCGATGCGGAAACCATTATTGCGATATTAAACAGAAACTTGATGGATTATTCTCCTGAAGTGCGGCAAATGATCCACCGGTTTTATGCGGAAGGCCAGTTACAAGGTGATTTGAACGAAGCCAAATCTCTGATCTTTACCTCAAACGGCGTAATTTTATCGAACATTTCGCCAGCCACCCTTTACAAGCGGGCGGCTCGAACCTCGTCCAAAGAGGGAACCAGCTCGGTGTGGTATACTGAAATATAG
- the gyrB gene encoding DNA topoisomerase (ATP-hydrolyzing) subunit B, translating to MTEDTQPGSYNESDIQVLEGLEAVRKRPGMYIGSTGPRGLHHLVYEIVDNSIDEALAGVCDHIWVTLYKDGRVGVRDNGRGVPTGIHPKAGIPTLQVVLTILHAGGKFGGGGYKVSGGLHGVGLSVVNALSSELTATSRFNGGVFVQHYAKGKPLDAVTQVGTTTETGFEVIFRPDAEIFEDVHFSFDTLANRMREQAFLNAGVFLSLYEEATGRSIQFEFQGGVESFVEYLNLSRDVLHPKPIAFSGSKDGVMVDVALQYNDSYNETIFTFANTIRTHEGGSHEAGFKSALTRVCNDYARKLGLLKDQDANLSGEDVREGITAIVSVKLPEPQFEGQTKTKLGNSEVRGITEGITADGLATFFEENPSVAKRILEKSVQAARAREAARKARELTRRKSVLESSALPGKLTDCSSRDPKESELYLVEGDSAGGSAKQGRDRRYQAILPLRGKILNVERARVDKILANEEIRAMITAIGTGIGDEFVLDKARYHRIVIMTDADVDGSHIRTLLLTFFYRYMTPLIEAGYVYIAQPPLYLVKKGKVEQYVYDDAQLERVLNELGHGKEVNIQRYKGLGEMNAEQLWETTMNPETRTLLQVELEDAVAADWIFSVLMGEKVESRREFIQENAHLVRNLDTVG from the coding sequence ATGACGGAAGACACCCAACCGGGAAGTTACAACGAGAGTGATATTCAGGTATTAGAAGGCCTTGAGGCCGTCCGAAAACGCCCGGGAATGTATATTGGTTCCACAGGTCCCAGGGGTCTCCATCATTTGGTCTATGAAATCGTCGATAACTCCATCGATGAAGCGTTAGCCGGGGTCTGCGATCATATCTGGGTAACTCTCTATAAAGATGGCCGCGTCGGCGTGCGAGATAACGGTCGTGGAGTGCCCACGGGAATCCATCCCAAAGCGGGAATCCCGACACTCCAAGTGGTCTTGACCATCTTGCATGCCGGAGGCAAATTTGGCGGTGGCGGATACAAGGTTTCAGGAGGACTTCACGGGGTCGGTCTTTCAGTTGTCAATGCTCTATCTTCTGAACTAACAGCCACGAGCCGTTTCAATGGCGGTGTGTTTGTTCAGCACTATGCAAAAGGCAAACCGCTAGATGCGGTAACTCAGGTCGGAACCACGACAGAAACGGGATTTGAAGTGATATTCCGGCCTGATGCGGAAATTTTTGAAGATGTTCATTTCTCGTTTGATACTTTAGCCAACCGGATGCGCGAACAAGCGTTTTTAAATGCTGGGGTATTTTTGTCCTTATATGAAGAAGCGACAGGACGTTCCATCCAATTTGAGTTTCAAGGCGGCGTCGAATCTTTTGTTGAATATTTGAATTTAAGTCGAGATGTGCTGCATCCAAAGCCCATTGCCTTTTCGGGATCTAAAGACGGGGTGATGGTCGATGTAGCCCTGCAATACAACGATAGCTACAACGAGACGATTTTTACTTTTGCCAATACGATCCGCACGCATGAAGGTGGATCGCATGAAGCCGGTTTTAAATCGGCATTAACCCGTGTTTGCAATGATTACGCCAGGAAACTTGGTCTTCTCAAAGATCAGGATGCCAACTTGTCAGGGGAAGATGTGCGCGAAGGAATCACGGCCATTGTTTCAGTCAAATTGCCTGAACCCCAATTTGAAGGCCAGACCAAAACGAAATTAGGCAATTCCGAAGTGCGGGGAATTACGGAAGGAATTACGGCCGATGGATTGGCTACCTTTTTCGAGGAGAATCCTTCGGTGGCCAAACGGATTTTGGAAAAATCGGTCCAGGCTGCCAGAGCTCGCGAAGCAGCCCGGAAGGCCAGAGAATTAACCCGGCGAAAAAGTGTGCTGGAATCTTCCGCATTGCCGGGCAAACTGACAGATTGCAGTTCGCGTGATCCCAAAGAATCCGAACTTTACTTGGTAGAAGGAGATTCTGCAGGAGGATCGGCAAAACAAGGACGAGACCGGCGGTACCAAGCCATTTTGCCGTTGCGTGGAAAAATTTTGAACGTGGAACGGGCTCGTGTGGATAAAATTTTGGCGAATGAAGAAATTCGGGCCATGATTACCGCCATCGGGACAGGTATTGGCGATGAATTTGTTCTGGATAAAGCTCGTTATCACCGGATTGTGATTATGACAGATGCTGACGTCGATGGTTCTCATATTCGAACCTTGTTGCTCACGTTCTTTTATCGCTACATGACGCCGTTAATTGAGGCCGGATATGTTTACATTGCCCAACCGCCGCTTTACCTGGTTAAAAAGGGTAAAGTGGAACAATATGTGTATGATGATGCCCAATTAGAACGGGTATTAAATGAGTTAGGGCACGGCAAAGAAGTCAATATTCAGCGCTATAAAGGGCTTGGAGAAATGAATGCCGAGCAGTTATGGGAGACAACCATGAATCCCGAAACCCGCACACTTTTACAGGTCGAACTGGAAGATGCCGTTGCGGCCGACTGGATTTTTAGTGTGCTGATGGGAGAAAAAGTGGAATCCCGGCGTGAGTTTATCCAAGAGAACGCCCACTTAGTGAGAAATCTTGACACCGTAGGATAA